The following coding sequences lie in one bacterium genomic window:
- the rplT gene encoding 50S ribosomal protein L20, whose amino-acid sequence MPRVKGGVNALKRRRKVLKQVKGYRFGRSTKERQAHEAIVHAGKYAFTHRRQKKNDFRRLWNIKINAGVRPFGISYSKFIGALKKKGIALDRKILAELAEFHPETFERIVKEVK is encoded by the coding sequence ATGCCAAGAGTTAAAGGAGGGGTAAATGCATTAAAACGAAGAAGGAAAGTCCTTAAACAAGTTAAGGGATATCGCTTTGGCAGAAGCACCAAAGAACGCCAGGCGCACGAGGCGATTGTCCATGCGGGGAAATATGCATTCACCCATCGTCGCCAGAAGAAAAATGATTTTCGAAGACTTTGGAATATCAAGATTAATGCTGGGGTTCGACCATTTGGAATTTCTTACAGCAAATTCATCGGCGCACTCAAAAAGAAAGGTATCGCGCTTGATAGAAAAATCCTCGCCGAACTAGCTGAGTTCCATCCTGAAACATTTGAACGAATTGTGAAAGAAGTAAAATAG
- a CDS encoding 50S ribosomal protein L35, with protein MKTNKSFSKRIKVTKNGKILRRKAGGNHFNAKERRVKQLNKKRALPFIMTQSDISRFLAN; from the coding sequence ATGAAAACTAACAAATCATTCTCAAAACGAATTAAGGTAACAAAGAATGGTAAAATACTCCGAAGAAAAGCGGGGGGTAACCATTTTAATGCGAAAGAGCGCAGAGTAAAGCAACTTAATAAAAAGCGTGCTCTTCCGTTTATAATGACTCAAAGCGATATCAGCAGATTTTTAGCAAACTAA
- the infC gene encoding translation initiation factor IF-3, translated as MIPRIRINNQIRAAELRVVTDDGENLGVLSFREAIEESIKRELDLIEISPNAVPPVAKIMDYGKFQYQQNKKQKEIKSKSHITETKTVQIKIGTSEHDLELKAKSISKWLREGHRVKIDLYIVGRTKYAEMSFKKERLGRILNLISEDYKVSSGPEKGMKGLTMTIERFVKTSKPIEKPAESVPPVKSTVDGGKANVVEQVKIGGLKN; from the coding sequence TTGATACCAAGAATTCGAATAAACAACCAGATACGTGCTGCAGAGCTTCGGGTAGTGACCGACGATGGTGAGAACTTAGGTGTCCTTTCGTTTCGTGAAGCAATTGAGGAATCAATAAAACGAGAACTCGATTTAATCGAAATCTCCCCCAATGCCGTCCCTCCTGTTGCGAAAATCATGGATTATGGTAAATTCCAGTATCAGCAGAACAAGAAACAAAAGGAAATCAAGTCAAAGTCCCATATTACGGAAACAAAAACGGTTCAGATAAAAATTGGGACTTCGGAACACGATTTAGAGCTCAAGGCAAAAAGTATTTCAAAGTGGCTTCGTGAAGGGCATCGGGTCAAGATTGATCTTTATATTGTCGGGAGAACCAAATATGCAGAGATGAGTTTTAAAAAAGAACGCCTCGGGAGAATTTTAAACCTCATATCCGAAGACTACAAAGTCTCAAGTGGGCCAGAGAAAGGGATGAAGGGTCTTACAATGACCATCGAGCGTTTCGTAAAAACCAGCAAACCCATCGAGAAACCAGCTGAATCGGTTCCTCCTGTTAAATCAACGGTAGACGGAGGTAAAGCCAACGTAGTAGAGCAAGTAAAAATCGGCGGTTTAAAAAATTAA